A region from the Streptomyces sp. 3214.6 genome encodes:
- the rpmB gene encoding 50S ribosomal protein L28, with protein MAANCDVCGKGPGFGNSVSFSHRRTSRRWNPNIQHVRTVVGGTPKRLNVCTSCIKAGKVSR; from the coding sequence GTGGCTGCCAACTGCGACGTCTGCGGCAAGGGGCCGGGCTTCGGCAACAGCGTGTCGTTTTCGCACCGCCGTACGTCCCGTCGCTGGAACCCGAACATCCAGCACGTCCGTACTGTGGTCGGCGGGACGCCGAAGCGCCTGAACGTTTGCACCTCGTGCATCAAGGCCGGCAAGGTCTCGCGCTGA
- the thiD gene encoding bifunctional hydroxymethylpyrimidine kinase/phosphomethylpyrimidine kinase: protein MSASGAPPRVLTVAGSDSGGGAGIQADLKTMLALGVHGMSVLTAVTAQNSLGVQGAWELPVAAVRAQYRSVVDDIGVQAVKTGMLASAELVDTVAELIAGTDAPVVVDPVGVSKHGDPLLAASALDSVRTKLLPAATVATPNLDEVAQLTGVQVESEEQLRDAAAAVLAYGPRWVLIKGGHLPGDAVDLLTDGAEEHWLRAPRYDNRHTHGTGCTLASAIAAQLAKGRSVPEAVTAAKRYVTGAIAAGFALGAGIGPVDHGWALTSDAREA, encoded by the coding sequence GTGAGCGCTTCCGGTGCGCCTCCCCGGGTGCTGACCGTCGCCGGTTCCGACTCCGGCGGCGGGGCCGGGATCCAGGCCGACCTGAAGACGATGCTCGCGCTCGGCGTGCACGGCATGAGCGTGCTCACGGCCGTCACCGCACAGAACTCCCTGGGCGTGCAGGGGGCTTGGGAGCTGCCGGTGGCGGCCGTGCGGGCCCAGTACCGCAGCGTCGTCGACGACATCGGCGTCCAGGCCGTGAAGACGGGCATGCTGGCCTCCGCCGAACTCGTCGATACCGTCGCCGAGTTGATCGCAGGCACGGACGCTCCCGTGGTCGTCGACCCGGTCGGTGTCTCCAAGCACGGCGACCCGCTGCTGGCGGCCTCCGCGCTGGACTCCGTACGGACGAAGCTGCTGCCGGCCGCGACCGTCGCCACCCCGAACCTGGACGAGGTGGCCCAACTCACGGGCGTACAGGTCGAGTCGGAGGAGCAGTTGCGGGACGCGGCGGCCGCCGTGCTCGCGTACGGGCCGCGCTGGGTGCTGATCAAGGGCGGCCATCTCCCCGGTGACGCCGTGGACTTGCTGACGGACGGCGCCGAGGAGCACTGGCTGCGGGCGCCGCGCTACGACAACCGGCACACGCACGGCACGGGCTGCACCCTCGCGTCCGCGATCGCGGCGCAGCTGGCGAAGGGCCGGTCCGTGCCGGAGGCGGTGACGGCGGCCAAGAGGTACGTCACCGGGGCGATCGCCGCCGGGTTCGCGCTCGGCGCGGGGATCGGTCCCGTGGACCACGGCTGGGCCCTCACATCGGATGCGCGCGAGGCTTGA
- a CDS encoding thiamine-phosphate kinase, with the protein MKGTVGELGEFGLIRELTSRLTTTPAVRVGPGDDAAVVAAPDRRVVASTDILLEGRHFRRDWSTAYDVGRKAAAQNLADIAAMGAVPTALLLGLVVPAELPVTWPSELMDGLRDECQVAGASVVGGDVVRGDTIMVSITALGDLRNQEPVTRGGAQPGDLVAVTGWLGWSAAGYAVLSRGFRSPRAFVEAHRRPEPPYHAGPAAASLGATAMCDVSDGLIADLGHIAEASKVRIDIRSGAIDVPTQMHDIGQAVGVDPIQWVLTGGEDHAIVATFPPDVKLPARWKVIGEVLNPSALPQVTVDGAPWTSKGGWDHFGDMES; encoded by the coding sequence ACCACCACCCCCGCGGTCCGGGTCGGCCCCGGCGACGACGCCGCGGTGGTCGCCGCGCCCGACCGGCGGGTCGTGGCCAGCACCGACATCCTGCTGGAGGGCCGGCACTTCCGCCGCGACTGGTCCACGGCCTACGACGTCGGCCGCAAGGCCGCCGCGCAGAACCTCGCCGACATCGCCGCCATGGGCGCGGTGCCCACAGCTCTGCTGCTCGGTCTCGTCGTGCCCGCCGAGCTGCCGGTCACCTGGCCGTCCGAGCTGATGGACGGGTTGCGGGACGAGTGTCAGGTCGCCGGCGCCTCGGTGGTCGGCGGCGACGTCGTACGGGGCGACACGATCATGGTGTCGATCACCGCGCTCGGCGATCTGCGCAACCAGGAGCCGGTCACCCGGGGTGGCGCCCAGCCCGGCGACCTGGTCGCGGTGACCGGCTGGCTGGGCTGGTCCGCAGCCGGGTACGCGGTTCTCTCTCGCGGCTTCCGCTCGCCCCGCGCCTTCGTCGAGGCCCACCGCCGCCCGGAGCCGCCGTACCACGCGGGTCCGGCCGCCGCCTCGCTCGGCGCGACGGCGATGTGCGACGTCAGCGACGGGCTGATCGCCGACCTCGGGCACATCGCCGAGGCCAGCAAGGTCCGCATCGACATCCGCTCCGGCGCCATCGACGTCCCGACGCAGATGCACGACATCGGGCAGGCCGTCGGCGTCGACCCCATCCAGTGGGTGCTGACCGGCGGAGAGGACCACGCGATCGTGGCGACGTTCCCGCCGGACGTGAAGCTGCCCGCCCGCTGGAAGGTGATCGGCGAGGTCCTCAACCCGTCCGCGCTGCCCCAGGTGACGGTCGACGGGGCGCCCTGGACCAGCAAGGGCGGCTGGGACCACTTCGGGGACATGGAGTCGTGA